tctccggcgaggcggagggaggcggcacCTCCTTGCCCGGACGAGGAGCGGAAGTGGAAGGTTCTAGAAGGAGGCGGAAGGttcgagagggagagagcacTGTCTCTGTGGGCGAAGCGAAGGGAGCAGAGAGGCGTCACTGTCGCGACGGCATCGGATAGGGACGAAAGCGTGCAACTGCTCCCATTTTACGGTTTTGCCCCTTGCGGCAAATTCCAATTTCCAAGTGGCCCGGCGGGAACAAGTTCCCCGAAATTCGAAATTCAAATATTCGTTTTACTTTTCGGATGAATTGAAATTTCAAAAGGATTTTCAGTATACCTTTTTACTCTTGAATTTCGTAAGAGATCCAAAGCAAATGCAAGCAAATTATTTCAGCAACTTGCAGCAGACAAGGTTTGGAGTAAGGGGCAGTTTGGGAATCAGAGGGTGGATAAGGGAGGTGGGCCAGAATGGACAGGACAGAATGGTTGGTTCAAATGTCTTACAAAATTCCTCGCCCGGATTTCAAATTCTCTGGAATGGTGGGCCCCGGATGATGCGCGCACGCGCATATTCCTTCGTTGTATGCCGTTGGGCTATGGCCCATGAAAAATGGACCGGAAACATTGAGGCCCACTTAGGAAATGAAATTGGAATTAATTTAGGCCATTGTAGGttggaataagatcactttgacttCCTCAACTGACCAccgaatctaaatcgtatccctTAACCATAATATTAAAAATCTTGACCCCCGAACTTACAAaatcggtgcaatttgactctcttggtggttttggagggcggtttcgctgacgtggcgcacacgtggcagtgttgacttgGTATTTGTCCCACGTGGTATTGACGTGGTGCTTGtagcattaaaataaaaatatatatgtgggacccatttgtcattcacacaaaaaaataaaatgtgggacccacatgccatcttctctctcactacccttcttcctcctctcccttatttctctctctctccccttcatATGAGCCGGCGGCAAGCGGGGCcgaggtggcggcagcggcggcgacggcggccgggtgGGTgccggagtggtggcggcggtgggcggtggacctCGGGCGACGGGCGCGGGAGCAGCTCCGCTGCGACCACatcaggccgccgccgccgcccagcagcTCGTTCGTCGGGTGAAGGAGTCCGACCAGTGCCATCTCCAGCACCGGCACGGCGAAGTTGATGTCGGGGCAGATCCGTCGGTCGGTGACGAACAGGATGAGCCGGTAGTTGTTCCCCTGAAAGTCCACCGCCTCTCTGCTGGCCAAGAACCGCTCCGGCCAGAACTCCTCCGGCGAGTTCCACGCCGCAGGGTATCTCCCAATTGCCCACACGTTGATGAACAACGATGTCTTGGCCAGGATCTCTTAGCCTTGCAcgaccgccgtcaccgtcgactGGCGCGGGACAAGGATCGGGGCGGGACGGGCTTCCCGTCGGCTGCTCGACTGATCTCGTCCTGCAGCTTCGCCATCACCCACGTGTTCGCCGCGAGCTCCGCCATGATCCATTCCAGCGTCTCTGTCcatcgcccgccgtcgccgccgccgatctggACGCCGCTCCCCACGCacgaagaaagagagggagagacagagaagggaggagagggaggaggaagaggatgacacGTGGGACCAACATGTCAGCGGGTCCCATAATGTTTTTTGAATGACAAATAGGTCtcgcatttttttttattttaatgccacataaaCGCCACGttaatgccacgtgggacaaagactatgtcaacactgccacgtgtgCGACACGTCAGCGAatccgccctccaaaaccaccaagggagtcaaattgcaccggttttgtaaAGTTCGGGAAgtcaagatttctggtattgcggttgagggatacgatttagatttggtggtcagttgagggagtcaaagtgatcttattccttATAGGTTCACTGAGGCCCAGGATACTTGCAGCCTCGGCCGACAATATGGGTCTGTCTAATGTGCGTCGAAGTGTTGTACAGGCCCAAGCACCAAATTAGTCTGATTACTTGCATTCTAACCATTTTACTGTTGATCTCATCACCATCATCGTGGAAAGCATTAGGATATCTGGCGCGTTGCTGCGGCGAATGCTTAAAACATTAAAGGTTAAAGGCATCCTCAATGTCTAAGATGCATAGAGGTTATAAGGTGAGACTCACCATTATATGGTCTTTGGTTAATAGCATATGCTATAatgtttatagtttttttatCGACTTTACGGTTGGACCCACTCGAAAAAATTTTGTTTCACCCTTTTACATGCAGGATTCAAAGACCCACATCATGCTACAAAAGTATAACCATAGCAACattctcttcttttatcttctccCAATGCATAAAGCAATAACAAACATATTACTTTATTCCTTAATATCATATTTGCAtacacattgtggatgccctaacaTGGAGTATGAAATTATATTCCTTTCAGTGGCATAGAAGTTTACATAAGATGCATTCTTCTAGTATGTAAGAAGAAACTTACAACTCttcatacatgcatatattccACCATGCATCACATCAGGCCAggcacatacttcctccgtttcacaatgtaagaatTTTTAGCATtacctacattcatatagatgttatgtgaaacggagggagtagctaataaGGCATTCCTTACCACCATATCTGAATCACTACCGCCGTTGCCGTTGTATAGGCTGTATGTTCATCTGTTTGTTTGGTTTTCCCTTTCACTTGTTTAATTCATTCTTAGCACAAagaaccaacaaaaaaaataagaagcTCTCTTATCATTGTCCTGTTGGATATATCATCTCAGAATTTGACGCAGATGAGATCACAGCTAGTCTATTTGCATATAGCCCAAGAAGCAGACAGAACAATCTTTTTCCTGCTCCTCGAATTAGCTGTGCTCCAGAAtccgattcttttttttttttgtttttggtatGCAGATTCCGATTCGGACTATGCTATGTTACATTCCGTTAATAAATATATGTGCACTATGCAATCTCGAGTTAAGCATCATTTGTTTGTGTGTTTGCTGCATGTAGGACGACACCATGAACATGAAGAAGAGgagcaagaagaggaagaggatggtaggaccagctgcagcagcagctactTTTCCTGAGCTGCCGGAGGAGATTGTGATGGAGATTCTGGCTCGTCTGCCCGTCAAATCCCTGCTACGCTTCAAGTCCGTCTGCAGAGGTTGGCGTGCAATCATCTCCGAGCCCTCCTTCATCCGAACCCAACTCCAGTGCTCGGCTTCCAGACGGCAGCAGGAGCCATCCATCCTCATCAGCCCCCACTTCCGCCATGACCGGCCGACCAAATTCTCCACCCACATCAGCTTCTACCAGTGGGAGCAAGGTGCCTCCTCCCTTGCGAGGATCATGGATGCCAAGGACTTCCCTGTCGGCCACAAGTTCCGCTTAATCAGCCACTACACCCACTGTGATGGCCTAGTGCTCGCCCCGACTATCACCAAGCTCTACCTCTTCAACCCGGCAACAAGAGAAGCCATCACGTTGCCTGACGGCCATGGCCACAGCCACACCGCAGGGCTGGGGCTGGA
The sequence above is drawn from the Oryza glaberrima chromosome 10, OglaRS2, whole genome shotgun sequence genome and encodes:
- the LOC127785970 gene encoding F-box protein At5g62510-like — protein: MDRTECGAEVAAAAATAAGWVPEWWRRWAVDLGRRAREQLRCDHIRPPPPPSSSFVGISGALLRRMLKTLKDDTMNMKKRSKKRKRMVGPAAAAATFPELPEEIVMEILARLPVKSLLRFKSVCRGWRAIISEPSFIRTQLQCSASRRQQEPSILISPHFRHDRPTKFSTHISFYQWEQGASSLARIMDAKDFPVGHKFRLISHYTHCDGLVLAPTITKLYLFNPATREAITLPDGHGHSHTAGLGLDPGTGRYKVVRSFYRSPSMDPPVSMGMEVLTVGEPGARWRETAVDPPHPITRWRTALAVNGGYLFWYMDRRRYPDDAPRGLLRFSLRDEAFAVTRLPESMDPTLDENVLPDVLHGELCVVQALPDKAGVLIWTMSSSSMDNDDVHLDDGPWELRYCICVNALCHPLGVLPDGGGILLWANRSVHRYDFSVRKLAGVVCNLDRIRYQGGRPARWKSVVDFTLMPYTESLVRITAA